GCCGAAGACTTCACCCAGGCGCAGCCCGCAGGCGACGCGCGCGCCGCGTACGTCACGAGCACCGACGTGCAGGGCCTCTCGCACGCGCGCTGGGTGACGCACATCGCGCTCGCGGCGGCGCGCGAGCGCGCGTGGATTGCGAATGCGTACTTCATCCCGCCGCCGGGCGTGCTGGGCACGCTGTGCGCCCGCGCCGCGCGCGGCGTGGAGCTGCGCCTGATGCTGCCGGGGCCCTACCAGGACCACCCCACCGTCACCTTCCTGCAGCGCCGGCTCTACCCGCGGCTCGAGCGCAGCGGGGTGCGCGTGTACGAGTACCAGCCCTCGATGCTCCACGCGAAGACCATGCTCGTGGACGACCGGCTCGTCGTGGTGGGCTCCATCAACCTCGACTACCTGTCCATGGAGTACCTGGAGGAGGGCTCGCTCGTGGTCGACGACCGCGCGTTCGCGGCCGAGTTCGCCCGGCGCTGGGAGGTGGACCTCTCGCGCTCGAAGCAGCGCACGTGGCCTCGCGAGGCGCGGGTGCCCGAGGTCACCGTGCCGGAGCTGCTCCCGGAGCGTGCGGGTTACGCCGGAGAGCTCAATCCCTCACCCTGACCCTCTCCCAGAGGGAGCGGGGACGCTGAGAGGAACTCCACGAGCACGGGCGCGAGGGCTTCGGCCTTCAGCAGGTGCGACTGACCCGGCAGCGCGCGCAGCTGCACCTGCGGGAGCAGCGCGGCCACGGCCTCCATCGCGCGGTGCATCCACGCGGGGCTCTTGCCACCCACCAGCGCGAGCGTGGGCACGGACACCGAGCGCCAGCGCTCGCGCGGCAGCGGCGTCCCGTCCTGCGTGCCGCGCAGCAGCTCCGCCAGGTCGTAGCGCAGCGTGTGGGCGATGGCGGTGCCCTTCGACCAGCCCGGCAGCAGGGGCATGAGCGGGACGAGGAGGGCGGGCATCCCCACCAGGCGCAGGAACAGCTTCACCGCCGCGCTTCGATGGCCCCCGGTGAGGTACAGGTTCAGCTGCGCGAGCGCCTCCGCGGAGACGGGCGGGCGGCTGTCATCCACGATGAAGGGGGCCTCGTAGAGTGCGAGCCGCTGCACCCGCGCGCCCAGCGCCTGCGCCGCGTCCAGCGCGAGCGCTGCACCGGAGGAGAGGCCGAAGAGGCTCGCGCTGCCACCCGCCACGCCGAGCAGGGCCGCGAGGTCCTCCACCTCGCGCGCCGGCGCGTAGGGCGCGGTGTCGCCGCTCTCGCCGCGGCCCCGGCGATCGTAGGTGTAGACGGTGAAGTGCGGCGCGAGGCTCGCCGCCAGCGCCGTCATCGGGCCGTGCGCCCGGTAGCACATGGCGCCGTCCACGAGGATGAGCGCGGGCCCCTCCCCCACCCGGCTGAAGGCGATGCGGGTCCCGTCCCTGGATGTCACGCTGAGCATGGGTTCTCCGAAGCGGTCGTGCCCGGACCTCCGGGCTCTCCTCTGCGACGAGCGAGGGGGCCCGGATTCGACACGCGTCCATGGAGCCCCGCCCTTCCGGCTCAAGGCCCCGGAATCGCAGCACTCGGGCGCGGGGCCGAGGCCTCCGTCCCCGGTGGGGGCGTGTACGCCGCGACCAGGCGCTGCATCGCAGTGGCGCGGTCCACTCGGCCCTCGAGGTAGGGCCGCCACTCCTGCCGCATCGCGCCGTGGAAGGCCGTCCAGGCCGGGTTCTGGGCGTACAGGCCCTGCGCCTCGGCGTGGGGCACGTGGCCCTGCGGCAGGTGGCGCCGCGTGAGCTCGTCCGTGGTGAAGAAGAGCAGCGCGTGCCAGAGCATCGGCGGAGCTTCCTTGCCCTGGCGCTGCAGCTCCGCCTCCAGCGCGTGGCGCAGCGGGAACACCCGCACGTGCGCCCCCTCGTGGAACACCGTCTCCAGCGCCTGCGCGTCGCCGCGCGTCTCGTACGAGAGCGTCACCAGGGACTCGCGCACCGTGGTGTACGCGCCGAAGCGCCCCGCCCGCTCGCAGACCTGGACTCCGATGGGCGTCGTGGGCCAGGGGACGCCGAGCACGCGCTCGAGCTCGGGCACGAGCGCGGCAGCCTGCGCCTCCACCTGCG
This Aggregicoccus sp. 17bor-14 DNA region includes the following protein-coding sequences:
- a CDS encoding alpha/beta fold hydrolase; the protein is MLSVTSRDGTRIAFSRVGEGPALILVDGAMCYRAHGPMTALAASLAPHFTVYTYDRRGRGESGDTAPYAPAREVEDLAALLGVAGGSASLFGLSSGAALALDAAQALGARVQRLALYEAPFIVDDSRPPVSAEALAQLNLYLTGGHRSAAVKLFLRLVGMPALLVPLMPLLPGWSKGTAIAHTLRYDLAELLRGTQDGTPLPRERWRSVSVPTLALVGGKSPAWMHRAMEAVAALLPQVQLRALPGQSHLLKAEALAPVLVEFLSASPLPLGEGQGEGLSSPA